A region from the bacterium genome encodes:
- a CDS encoding addiction module toxin, HicA family gives MKRESLLRQLRKYGCYRKREGRAHSLWCNPRTGAVEAVPRHMEISNKLAKKICGNLSIPEISG, from the coding sequence ATGAAGCGTGAATCTTTGTTGCGGCAGCTACGTAAATATGGATGCTACCGTAAACGGGAAGGTCGAGCACACTCCTTATGGTGTAATCCAAGGACAGGAGCGGTTGAAGCCGTGCCACGCCATATGGAGATTTCCAATAAACTCGCCAAGAAAATTTGTGGTAATTTGTCCATCCCGGAAATCAGCGGGTAG
- a CDS encoding type II toxin-antitoxin system HicB family antitoxin codes for MHNEFTAIIERDGEWYIGYCPEIPGANGQGYTLEECRESLVEAITLILEDRRGDILRGIPDDAVRELVVVQ; via the coding sequence ATGCACAACGAATTTACAGCGATTATCGAAAGAGATGGGGAGTGGTACATAGGCTATTGCCCAGAGATTCCCGGGGCTAATGGGCAAGGTTATACCCTTGAAGAATGTCGAGAAAGTCTTGTCGAAGCCATTACTCTCATTCTTGAGGATCGGCGAGGAGACATATTGCGCGGTATCCCTGATGATGCCGTGAGAGAACTGGTTGTCGTGCAATGA